The DNA segment GAATATAGGAAACATCTAAATGATTCCAATCCGATTTGTGAATACAATGCATTCAGCTATAAAAGTGTTTGTAATATGAAGGCTATAGAGTTATGGTTAGAAAGGTACAGAGGTTTTACAATACTAGAAGATAAAAGATATGCTTCTAAACTGAATTCGATAGAGGTATTAGTGAAAAAGGATTTTGAGGTCTTATATGGTAAGTTAGATATTTTATCAAGGCTGTATAAGAAGGAAGCTTACTTTAGGCAACAACTAGATAACTATAATGAATTTAAAGACAGTGTGTTGAAACTTGAAACTTGGTTTTCATATCAAGAAGAAAACAAAAATGAATATCAATTATTTTCTTCTGTATTTTATGATAGTAGAGAGCTTACTCATTATCGTTTAGAATTAGATGAACTAACATTAAACCCTGAAGATTTTAAGTACACACTTAAATACATGGGTATTATAGAAGAAGCTAAAGCTATCCACTTTGAAGGAAAAATCAAATCAATAGATGATTTAGAAGTTTATAAAAAAACTGAAAATACAAGAGCATACACAAGGCGTAAAATAGTACTGTCAATTGATGATTTCTGCTGTAGTGAACTTCAAGTGGTTTTTACAGATGGAAGGGTAAAACACTTAGATAATTTAAGTGTAGGTCAGTTTGTAAAAGTATTTGCAAGACTCACAGGAGGAGAGCTGCAAAATTCAGAAGGTACTAAAGAGTATAAACATCATTTATATGGTTGGCGTGTAGAGATATTAGATGCTAAACCAAAAGTAAAGAAAAACACAAAGGAAATGGATTTGTATTATAAATACATTTTACCATTACCTTTTTAAATAAAAAACTATGGAATTAACAGGGGAAATAAAGGTCTTAAATGATGTTCAAAATATAGGGAACAATGGCTTTAGAAAACGAGAGGTTGTTATAACTACAGAAGAACAGTATCCTCAACATATTTTAGTAGAGTTCATACAAGATAAGTGTGATTTACTAGATAGTTTTGTTGTAGGTCAAGAAGTAAAAATAGCCCTTAATTTAAGAGGTAGAGAGTGGATTAACCCTGAGGGAGTAGCTAAATACTTTAATGCTATTCAAGGTTGGAGAATAGAGCTTGTTAATAGTAAACAGCCTACACCTCAAACACAAACACAGCAAGAACCAGTTAGCTTTATAGATGAAGCAGATAACGACTTGCCATTTTAATAAGAATCAATTAACCAATAAATAATAAATTATGAAGAATATCTTTTTAACATTAATAGCGATTTTGTCATTAGTAGCTTGTTCTAGTGATGATGATAGTGAGGTTGCAGAAATGACAAATGCTAACCTCAGTTATAAGTTAGTATATACTACAGGTGTATTGCCTAGTTATTATGTAGTAAGAGCAGGAAATACAATTACATATGAAGATTCCTTTGAGTTTAAAGAAGTTGGTTATGATGAAGATACTAGAACTGTTACAGTAGAAACAGATTTAAATCCAGTTAAAATAGAATCGAATTTCTATATTGAAGGAGGTTCAGAAGTAAATATTAAGTTAATTAGTTCTGAAGGTAACATCATAGATGAACAGACTATTTCAGAAGTAAATTATACTTATAACCATAATTTTTAATAAACTAAAACCTAATAGAATGAAGAATACATTTTTAATATTAATAGCTATTTTAGCATTTACAGCCTGCTCAAGTGATGATGACAATCAGGGAGAAGAACAACAAATTAGTCAATCTCATATTGTACAGTTTACAACAGGTGCTCTTGAGGATTGGGTATCTGTAGGCTTAACAACTACATTAACTTCAGATGATGGAACAGAGTCAACAATTAGTTCAGATTTTGACTATACCCAAAATATAGTTAGCGTAGAGATTCCAGAGAACACAGTAGGCTTTGAGTTAGGATTTTATATAGAAGATTCTTCTCAAGCTGAAATGTGTTTTTATGGTTCTGTAGATAACGTTAATGTTCATCAAGAAAGCATAAACCAACAGAGTTTTCAATATCAATATACTTTTAATTAAGGTATGTGTAATTCCTTATTAAAAGAATTTCGCTTTAGTATTGGAGAACAGTATGAATTAAATGAGTTTAATCTTAAGGCTTTAGAATCAACTTTTAGTAATGGATTAGAGAATGAAAATTACGAATATATAAAAGGAGATTTTAGAACACTATTCGGGGTTTCTTTTTGCAGTAATCCAATCTTACAGTACAATGGAGATATACTTTCTAGAATAGTATATAGCTTTGATATAAAGGATTTAGGTAAGTTGCAAGAGAAGTTAAGTGATTATTTATTAATTACAGATAAATTTGATTTAGGTCAAACATTTACTGTTTTCAGTTTTCCAGAATTTAGTCTGATGCTAGATATAGAGAAAGATATAAAGCTAAGAGTGTTTAAAATTCTGGGTCAAACATAGGTCAAACATTTTTATAATAATAGGTAACTAAAGGAAACAAAGAAAAGAATGGTTTTTAATTATATCATTGATAATCAACCATCTGAAATAAAAAGCAACAATCTGAAACATAACAGTTACAGACTCATAATCAGGTGGTCCCTGGTTCGAGCCCAGGTGGGACCACTACTTAAAAAAAAGCCTTACAGAAATGTAAGGCTTTTTTCATGTTCTCAGTTTAAACATTTACTTATTTTATTAAGTTTGGAACATGAATAGTACAGCAGAAAACATTTATATCGCCGAGGCCGTAGGAAGCTATAAGTGCAACAGGCTGTATTAGCGACCAAGTAATCACTGTATTTGTAGAAGGCTATGGCGACTATGAATACCAATTAGAAAATGGACCATGGCAAGACAGTAACATCTTTACAGGTGTTATCCCGAGAAGCACCGCCTATACCGTACACGTACGTGATAAAGACGCCTGTTCAGACTTCGTAGTAGACATCCCAAATGTTAATGTGATTGACTATCCAAGGTTCTTCACTCCAAATGGTGATGGTTATAATGATTACTGGAACATCTATGGTTTATCAAGCCAAGGCGGAGCCGAGATCTATATCTTTGACCGTTATGGCAAACTAATCAAACAAATTAGTTCACAAAGTCAAGGCTGGGATGGTACCTACAACGGAAACCCAATGCCAGCAGATGACTACTGGTTTACCGTAACATTTGGGGAAACAATAATATCTTATAAGCCACTGAGAGATGCAAATGGTAATGTTATTAATGAGCCTGTTACTGACGAGCCTGTTACAGGTGAAGTGACACGAATGGTAGCTAGAGAGTTTAAAGCTCACTTTGCGCTTAAGAGATAATAATAGTCCACTTATAACAACAAGTAAGGGCTACCATTTGGTAGCCCTTATTCTTTTATGTAGGATTAAAAAAGATCTCTTTTAGTTATAAATTATCGTATTACAAAACTATGTGATATCTTCATTTCTCCAATACCTCCAACATCTTTCCATATGGTTAATACATTTTCTTCTGTACTAAACATTCCTGCAGTATTCTCAGTAATAACTTTAAAATGATGGTATATTGGGTTTGCTTGAGCATCAATTACTGTTAAATCACTGCTTTCAAGGTTTGTGTCTTCTAGCGGTAAATGAATATTCTCATCATTGGTATTTATTTCATGTATCTTAACCCAATGTCCTTGATTATTCATTTTATATACATGATAAGTCCCCTTATAACACATTTTATCCCAATGTAACACTATGTCCTTAAGTAAATAACTTTGGATGGGCTCAAAAGAATGACTTAATACAGGTGAATTAGGTTTTTTAGATTCGGATACAATTGTAGCTAATATTTTAGAAGGCTGAGACGGAGCATATTCTATAACTATATTATCTTCATCATCAGCATACTCTACCTCTCTAGATACGGTTACGCGATAAAATAAAGTATCGCCAAACGGAATCTCTTCTAAATCAGAAAAATCATCAGTAAATTTCCATATATTATTAGTATCCATACCATCAGCCTCTAAATCAACCTCTTTAACCAAAGTCATAAAATATATAGATTCGGCATCAATACGGCTATCTGTCCTATATAACTTAATCTTTTTAATATTTTGAACTAAAGGATAAGCGTTAATCTCAAAACTTATTTTTGATGTAATATTTAGCATATCATTGGATAATACAGGCAGTGCACTTTTAATTTTAGGAGCTTCTGGAGCATTCGTATTTACCATTTTAATAGGGCCAAGTGGTGTACTAAAATCACTCATTTTCATCTGTGAGCCTATTTCCTTTGCAGCATAAAAGTATAGGTTAGATGTAGTACCATCAAGTGTAAAATCTGTAAATTGGATTTTGTTTGTACCTACAACTTTCATCATAGGAGCCATCTCAAAACCACTATTAGCATCTCTTGGATTAAGTAAATAACCATTATCATCTCTTA comes from the Flavobacterium arcticum genome and includes:
- a CDS encoding DUF3127 domain-containing protein is translated as MELTGEIKVLNDVQNIGNNGFRKREVVITTEEQYPQHILVEFIQDKCDLLDSFVVGQEVKIALNLRGREWINPEGVAKYFNAIQGWRIELVNSKQPTPQTQTQQEPVSFIDEADNDLPF
- a CDS encoding DUF3127 domain-containing protein; translated protein: MDEISKDENQESISEYRKHLNDSNPICEYNAFSYKSVCNMKAIELWLERYRGFTILEDKRYASKLNSIEVLVKKDFEVLYGKLDILSRLYKKEAYFRQQLDNYNEFKDSVLKLETWFSYQEENKNEYQLFSSVFYDSRELTHYRLELDELTLNPEDFKYTLKYMGIIEEAKAIHFEGKIKSIDDLEVYKKTENTRAYTRRKIVLSIDDFCCSELQVVFTDGRVKHLDNLSVGQFVKVFARLTGGELQNSEGTKEYKHHLYGWRVEILDAKPKVKKNTKEMDLYYKYILPLPF
- a CDS encoding putative periplasmic lipoprotein, translated to MKNTFLILIAILAFTACSSDDDNQGEEQQISQSHIVQFTTGALEDWVSVGLTTTLTSDDGTESTISSDFDYTQNIVSVEIPENTVGFELGFYIEDSSQAEMCFYGSVDNVNVHQESINQQSFQYQYTFN
- a CDS encoding T9SS type B sorting domain-containing protein, producing MIDYPRFFTPNGDGYNDYWNIYGLSSQGGAEIYIFDRYGKLIKQISSQSQGWDGTYNGNPMPADDYWFTVTFGETIISYKPLRDANGNVINEPVTDEPVTGEVTRMVAREFKAHFALKR